The window CTTGCCCCACTTGCTCATTTCAGAGGTCATGAGTTGGGTCAAAGCCTCGGGCGTGGACAAGCTCACTTCCACGCCGGCCTCAAACATGGCTTTGTTGGTTTCTGCCGTGTTCATGATTTTGGCAACCTCAGCGTTGAGCTTGTTCACGATGTGGGCTGGCGTGCCAGCAGGTGCCAACAAAGCCAGCCAGATGGTGGCATCGTAGCCGGGCACACCCGCTTCTTGCATGGTGGGCACGTTGGGCAATTGAGGAATGCGTTTGGCACTGGTCACAGCCAATGCGTTCAGACGGCCATTGGGCACTTGCGACAAGGCATTGGGCACGCCGGCAAAGCTGCTCTCAACCACACCCGCCACAACGTCAGTGGTGGCCAAATTGCTGCTGCGATAGGGCACGTGCTTCAGTTGCGTTTTGGTCATGGAGGCAAACATACCGCCAATCAAGTGCTGCGCGCTGCCGTTGCCAGAAGATGCAAAGTGAATTTTGTCGGGGTTGGCTTTGGCCAGTGCAATGAACTCTTGCACGTTTTTGGCAGGCACCTTGGGGTTGGTCAGCAAAACATAAGGCGAGTCGACCAGCTTGGTGACGGGTGCGAAACTTTTGATGGGATCGTAGGGAACACTTTTGTAGATCCAAGGGCTGATGACGTGCGTAGAAGACACAATCAACAAGGTGTGACCATCGGGTGCCGATTTGGCCACTTGGTCGGTGCCAATCATGGAGCCAGCGCCCGGTTTGTTTTCAATCACCACCGATTGCCCCAGGCTTTCGCCCAGCTTGACGCCCAAGATGCGCGCCACCACATCGGTAAAACCACCGGGGCCAAACGGCACGACGATTTTGATGGGCTTGGTGGGATAGGCCTGGGCCACGGCTTGACCCGCA is drawn from Limnohabitans sp. 103DPR2 and contains these coding sequences:
- a CDS encoding Bug family tripartite tricarboxylate transporter substrate binding protein, producing MKKLLSIVCTATCLTLSAGQAVAQAYPTKPIKIVVPFGPGGFTDVVARILGVKLGESLGQSVVIENKPGAGSMIGTDQVAKSAPDGHTLLIVSSTHVISPWIYKSVPYDPIKSFAPVTKLVDSPYVLLTNPKVPAKNVQEFIALAKANPDKIHFASSGNGSAQHLIGGMFASMTKTQLKHVPYRSSNLATTDVVAGVVESSFAGVPNALSQVPNGRLNALAVTSAKRIPQLPNVPTMQEAGVPGYDATIWLALLAPAGTPAHIVNKLNAEVAKIMNTAETNKAMFEAGVEVSLSTPEALTQLMTSEMSKWGKVVKDAGIKLE